In the Augochlora pura isolate Apur16 chromosome 7, APUR_v2.2.1, whole genome shotgun sequence genome, TGCATCCTTCCAGGTATCAACAAATTCTTCAAGTTTCAAagtattaatacaaatatttcatgtCTTATTCGTCTATCCAGGGTTTCTTCGTAGCTGTGTTATACTGTTTTCTCAACGGGGAGGTCCGCACGGAATTGTCCAGAGCAATCAGGAACCAGAAGTGGCCCCGATTGCGACCCAGATGGATGTCCAGACCATCCACGCATTCTGGTAGCACCTGCAGTTGCAACGCGTCCAAACTGGGTAGGAGATCCAAGAGACCACCATGGTGGAAGGATCCGTGGCTCTGTTTCTTTCACAGGAACACTCGACGTTCTACTCACTCGATGGCGAGTACACAAGGTGTCCTCTCTATCCAGACATCCTCTGGTCTACCTCTAGCTAACGCAGCTGCAGGATCCATGACAGAAACAACCCTAGCAACAGGATTCAATCCCCAAAGTATCAGTTATCTAACGTCGAAGGTAGTTTCTGTCATGACCTTCGAACAGTTCACTTCCTCATCAACATCCATGTAATTTCTTGGCCTGGCACTTCTTCTTTTCAACCTTCTCTCAACTCTGCACACGCTCTCTGGCTTCCAATTGCTATCGCCTGCATCAAGTACCcaataatcattaattttttaacgtattAGATATTGGCACACGAGGTGGTAGCCTAGCCAGCAGCAGAGGGTACCTGGAGATCGCTGGAAATGGTCAGGCTACCCTCTCTGGAGGTACAAACCAACAACCTCGACACACATCGCCCCTTTGTAGCAAATACACGGATCAGTCATTGCTATCCTTCTGTTCCAACGTGAGTATCTGTACTGTCAAGAATCGTTCATACGTTATCCATGCCTGCTTCTTCTCTAGGTGTCGGAAGTCACACCCTGTACAGGTATGAACACGGACAGGGTTCGAGACCAACACCGCTGGAGCGACTCAGAATGCTGTCATCTAGCCTATGAACTGCACAACCTGCATCATGGGCCACCCTAACTCCTTCAACACAATGCCCATTCGGGCTCCTTCAGCATATCAGCTGAAACCGTCGTTGCACGCTACTGACAGGTGTTTCGCTTGTTTGACGGCGTCAAAGGGGGTTTGAGAGATTCGTTGCAGCCACTGTTACTcaaagattaatatttatttcactaggggaattttctaaatttggAGTTGTTTGACATCAACCAGTGAGCTATGAATCTAAACCAgctcaataattttctgtagACGATGACATAAACTGCTCTTCGCAAGACCATCGTTAAATTGAAGAGCAAATTTTCCAACATTTGACATTGTTGGCTACAGTTTGACCAAGTAGTTGTCACATAGTAGTGTTCAAACATTTATCATTCAGAACACAGGAGTTTTTACAGCATCCATAAACGTGTTCAAACGTCTTCAAACATTGCCAGTAATATACAGAACTGAATGACCAGTTATGTGAGCAACCGTGTagataattattgcaatccactctctcgctctgcaACGTGATGCGCAAACAAATCGGTACttaaaacgagaaagaaacaCTAACAAGAAAggattgattatttatttttgtacacaTTGTATTTACACATCAGTGGAACTACAGCAAGCTCTGTTAATCGAACTTAGATTGCAATCACGATTCCTCTATTGCAACCGCTTTTCATTATACCAGATTAACAGGGCTTAGCCAAGCAACGTTCTCtccattgtaaaaataattaattacggaTCGTGCACCATGTCTTGTACATTGCGAACAGATGGATGTTTCTATATGTGTACACGTGTGCGTTTATGTATACACGTGAATGTGTGGATGtgattattataaagattaaaaatgttccgtGTGTATCTCCTACAGAATCGTCGCGCTTTTAATTAcatgaacaattaaaaatgttttccagATATTGAAACCAATAATTCAAGTAgccgtgaaataattaaacaccATAATTTCTGTTCAACCATAGATCTCTACCgtttagaaaaagaattttttacttttgtaaTTACCTGCGTCGTCGAACGCACACGGagatcgttcgatcgcgatccaCGAAATACGTTGTCGTCAATTACCTTACagacgaaaattattataaatattaatcgtcgatttttcagTGTAAAATAATCGTACCGGagagtatatttaatttttttcgtttgccTTGCACTTTATATATGTCTTATTTGGTCATGTTAATTATCAGAGGATGTATGAATTATACATATCACGATCGTCATGGCGATCCTCCCTAATTAGCAATTGGAatcagattttaatttatactctGCCACGCTGTGTTTGAGTAGCGAATCGATCAGTACGCtgtcattaattaattaacagtgTTCCGGagatgaacatttattttgtctttaccatgaatatttttgcaattcgtttgtgaaagttaaaaattattttatgatcgttaatttatttcgataaacCGTACTCTGctcagaaatttattaattgttaaatgaattttcgggTTGATCGTTGGAGAAACGAAAACTATATAGTGATTAAGAGAACATTTTGTGTCCACGAGAATTATTTGATGTGAACTCCGAGGATTATGCAAAGTCACGTGTACAAAATGAGTAATAAAAACATACCGTGAAGCGAGATGTTCTCGtaagttttaattttgcataacgAGAAGTGCTATCTTCTCAGGACTgtgaattagaatttttaataaacaagaaGTAAagttttgaacaatttctttatgaaactaataaacgtttataataacaattagtGCACGCTTTTTACAGTGTGTCTATACTtacacataaatatttacacaatTGTTTATGGCATCTTGCGCGTTCACTATCTTATAtcgtaacaaaaatatttgatttcatcGTTATCTATAGATAGTTGCTATATtgtgttcaaataaaatatctaggCAGTGCTAATTTTAAGacgctatttaatttttatttttttctttgtagtGAACGTCAGGAATTTTGTTGTATCTTTTAAAATAGAGGCCTGCGCAGTTGCTGATTCAACAGAGACGACTCCGGTGGCTCACTGAAAATACATAAGAATCAATTAGGTACGTTAGCATAAGAAAATAATCAGTGATCTTTTTAGGAACGTCCTCTCACCATCCAGTAACATTCTCCGCAGCGTCGCAAGTGTTGTACAGCTCGTTAAACGCGTTGCCTTCTCCACAATTGTGCAATCTCGGACGACCGTTCACGCAAACATAATAATGCTGACAATCATGCACACTACGGTGGAACTGGGGACCACCGAAGAATCCTTGATCTTTCGCTTCCGGGCAACGGAAACCGAGGAACGCTGTAGACGTTAATCAAAATCCatttataaaaactgtaattctttttagagtttaaaatattgtattttcaatgATATTGTGTGTATCTCCTCTTTCcttgaagaattaattagaaaattttgtattagcTTAGAAAGCTTAGAAAAGATGGAACCAATCCTTTTAATTAtcactgaaaataaaattgtatttaactCCACccttttaaaatgtttacagAAGACGATATCTTAGATTCTAGGCCCCAGAAGACATTAGCATATAGCAAAATAGAACACACCTTCGGCATCACAATCAGGCACCTGGTCTGGCCAATCACAGCGGTAAGATTCAGGGTTGAAGGCTAACCCCTCAGGACAGTCGAAGATATAGCCCCTACCCTCGGCACAGTTCATAAATTGGCCGCAATTTTGGTGATCCCCCACTTTAAAGTAGCCGTATTGGTGGGGACAGTCGTCCGTTGGTTGCGGTGGTTCTAGAAATCCAAAACAACTTTGCTCCTCTTCAGAACATTACCGCTggtagtaaataaatagataatggGCATACTAACGGCGATTAGACCTGCCACCACAATCTATGTCAATAGGATAACCGCAGGGATAATTGAACCTGGCCTCAGGGTTGAAAAGGAGACCCTCGGGGCAGAGTTTCTGTTCAGGTTCACCGTCGATGCATTCTATGTAGGCGTCGCACTGGTTAGGGACAGCAAATCGGCCGTTTCTCTCTGGGCAGGAACCTGATGACTGTCTCCCAGCAATGGTGTGGTCCAATTGGTTATTTGTGCTTGTGAAGCGCTGATAGTGAGACGCCGCTGCAATCGTAaacaatgcattttttaacaaataaatatttaaactaatctggcatttattttaatattattttgaattatatgaAATCAAGTATACTGGGAGAGATTTCACGGGAACATAGTGAATTCCTTACGTAATGTTATAACAATCCGAATTCAAGGAAGTGAGAGATGAGACTATTACGGAGATCTTAATTTCAAATGGGAGAGCATTAAACCACCTCGATATTTCATGCCACTGTTTCCCAACTGCTTTACGAAACCAGATGATTCTCTCGGTTTTACGATTGCAATAGTCTTTATTGCACACGGAAGTATCCATAAAAGTTATTCTAATCACGATTAACGTGCAATAACTGTCAGCGATGCTACTCGGTAACTTCGGCAGATTGGTACacgaaaatttttaacgtaacatacaaatgtataatttcaatattattattcactttCTGATTAGTTTGTAAACTTCATACttcaatttctgtttatttcaTATACTTCAATCTTCAACCATCAAACAGTATCTGAAGAATCAATCTGGGCCTTGTAGAAGGAATTCGTTTTCGGAAGAAAGGTAGGGGAAAAAATCTGGCTGAAGAAGATCTCGAAGCTCGAATACAGGTGTATTGAATTGCGTAACCGACGATTGCATAATACGAACACCTTGAAGACAGGAGAACCGGTCTGCGAGAGCGTGCATAAGCTGAAATCTACGGAGAAAGTTCGGCGATGCGACTCGACCTCCGCGAAGCCGGGTCTCTATTAGCATAGTCGTCTTACGAAACTCAGTTTCGAGGATTCTGCCCTGATTGATCCCATCCGGTGTTTTCTTTAATTGCCTGTCACTGGACCCGGAAGAATCAATTCAGCTGAAGCACTTTGCACCTGTTTTTATGCTAGCTCTTCAGGGTATAATCCTGGAAAAGCTAATCCTTTGAGCACATTCGACTTTTATTTTCGGAGGTAATTGAATACTGGAAAAGGATTTAGATCAATCTCTGAACCAGAAGGATTAGGCAAACAaatctatcaatttttatgggTCTATAGAAATTCAGTGTAGGACGCAGACCATAAGATTCACAAAATATATTCATCGCAGAAACAGTTGATGTTGCCAATGTAAATTCTTAACCATTTAATTTGCATATCACGAATCTCGGGATTCCCGCGTATCAGATAGTCTGAACTTTCGAGAGAGAAGTTCCCTGACCGCATCCCTAAGTCTATGCAATGACGCATCATCACAGATAGGcttgaatatttcaatcgcAGCTGCACTGCACGCACGTCGAATTTCAATCAGTGGATGGTGTAATAAGTGCAAATCTCTTTAGCttccaaaattaaaatacaatagctAACCAAACTGACTAAGTACACGTCTAGAGAAGTGATTACCAATCTCTATACGCCAAAAATCTAACAGATTCTCTCATCATTTTACAGAATCAGTTCTGGAAGGATCTGTAACCAAAAAGTATCTCTGCCAAATAATCTAAGAAGCTAATAGTATCTACTGCGCATCATATACACTTCCAAAAGGCCAAGACCCTCAACTCCATACTCTAGAAAATTGCCGGACCTACCACTTATCTTTGAAATAACCAAAACACCAAGGATCTCCGTCTCATACCGTTAAAAGCTAGTAGGATCTCTCACCGATCCCGTAAATTAGTGAAACATCAAGAGCGTCAGCTCCATCCCCTAAAATGTTAGTAGACCCCTCTCCTCCTAACGAAGTAGCCACCTATAGAAGGGGACAGAAGTACCCTAAACCACAGCACACAACAATCGCCACTGTTTCACACGCGAGGTTGATTTCGTAAATCGTGAGCACGGCCTCCTCAGAATTCTTGTGAATGATCTACTCACGGGTTGCGGCCGCGAGCACGCCGCAGGCAATCGCCAGATGAACGATCGTCTTCGAGGCCATTTCGAGCTGCTGCCTTCCCGCTCTCAAAACAGACACTACGTCCAAGTGATTCTTCCTCACGAGCTTTTATCATCTCCGGCCATCGTCAGACGgggcggagaggagaggagaacgACGATGCTCGTCGCAATTTTCTCGTCCGTGGTCTCTCGATCCTCTGACTCCTCGTTTTTTTGGGGCCCCCTTTCACAAGTCTATTTCCGTCTGTGTTTGCCTGTGACAAATATGGGGATTCGAAGAATGACTATAGGTAATGACCGAAGGGACTCAGTTGTTGCACCTTCTATAATCcaatgaatttaaatggaTTTTTCAACCAGATTGATCTAGATCCTGGatcttcgttaaaaattgacaaaattcgTTTCTCTGATTATATTGTTGAGTTTTGGTGGGGAGTAGATgtttggatatttttattttctatgagTGAAGGCAAAAACGGCATGTCTGTCGCGGTAGACTAGTTCTCCAAAATGGCGGGAAGGGTGGCAGCTGAATGGATGGGTTTCTACGGTTTCTGCTCCTTTACcataaaagagaaatactgCTGCGGCCAGTAGTGTTGTGATGAAAAGGTCCGTGAACGTCCGATACgcagaaagaaacgaagaaaatgtcAAGGCTTTGGGCCTATGTTGCCACAGACCTGTTTCTCGTCTAATCGCGGAACTTTCGTTCGA is a window encoding:
- the LOC144472078 gene encoding protein obstructor-E codes for the protein MASKTIVHLAIACGVLAAATPASHYQRFTSTNNQLDHTIAGRQSSGSCPERNGRFAVPNQCDAYIECIDGEPEQKLCPEGLLFNPEARFNYPCGYPIDIDCGGRSNRQPPQPTDDCPHQYGYFKVGDHQNCGQFMNCAEGRGYIFDCPEGLAFNPESYRCDWPDQVPDCDAEAFLGFRCPEAKDQGFFGGPQFHRSVHDCQHYYVCVNGRPRLHNCGEGNAFNELYNTCDAAENVTGCEPPESSLLNQQLRRPLF